The following proteins come from a genomic window of Pyxidicoccus sp. MSG2:
- a CDS encoding DoxX family protein, with amino-acid sequence MGVLAPLGRLLFSAIFITSGLNHFFQLQALTAYAQSSGVPEPRMAVLASGVALVLGGLMVLLGVFARLGAAAIAVFLLAAAFMVHKFWLIADPVQAQDQLVHFMKNLSMAGGALFIVYFGSGPFSLRSRKREEGLGGGRLGMPLRH; translated from the coding sequence ATGGGCGTGCTTGCGCCGCTGGGCCGGCTGCTCTTCTCGGCCATCTTCATCACCAGTGGCTTGAACCACTTCTTCCAACTCCAGGCGCTGACGGCCTATGCCCAGTCCTCGGGTGTGCCGGAGCCCCGCATGGCGGTGCTGGCGTCCGGCGTGGCGCTGGTGCTGGGCGGCCTCATGGTGCTGCTGGGCGTGTTCGCCCGCCTGGGGGCGGCGGCCATCGCCGTCTTCCTCCTGGCTGCGGCCTTCATGGTGCACAAGTTCTGGCTCATCGCCGACCCGGTGCAGGCGCAGGACCAGCTCGTCCACTTCATGAAGAACCTCTCCATGGCGGGAGGTGCCCTCTTCATCGTCTACTTCGGCTCCGGGCCCTTCAGCCTGCGCAGCCGCAAGCGCGAAGAGGGGCTCGGCGGCGGACGGCTGGGCATGCCGCTGCGGCACTGA
- a CDS encoding metallophosphoesterase — MRLRRLARRTTPHVSSAAHAYRETHHGGRNELVARSGADPLREERRLRWRDHFSLSENVLFVPHLHAEHDGLRIAQLSDVHVGQATSALRIRRAVEAVNEAKPDLVFLTGDYVTHSPKPLPRVRELLAGLQGPVYAVLGNHDHWVNGPYIREGFERLGYTVLQNEHRLVHVKGAPVTVLGIDDGRTGRDDVEATFRGAPEGGTRLVLTHAPPTVEKLPAHAGLVQFSGHTHGGQFVVRGLTEAIFRRAGQPYISGHYRVNGNQLYVNRGLGFGFGGPYLRRGAEPEVAFFTLRGEAMAVAS, encoded by the coding sequence ATGCGCCTGAGACGCCTCGCCCGCCGCACCACGCCCCATGTCTCCTCGGCCGCCCATGCGTACCGGGAGACCCACCACGGTGGACGCAACGAGCTGGTGGCCCGGAGCGGCGCGGACCCGCTGCGCGAGGAGCGGCGGCTGCGCTGGAGGGACCACTTCTCCCTCTCCGAGAACGTCCTCTTCGTGCCGCACCTGCACGCCGAGCACGACGGGCTGAGGATCGCCCAGCTCTCCGACGTGCACGTGGGGCAGGCGACCTCCGCCCTTCGCATCCGCCGCGCGGTGGAGGCGGTCAACGAGGCGAAGCCGGACCTGGTCTTCCTCACCGGCGACTACGTGACGCACAGCCCCAAGCCGCTGCCGCGCGTGCGCGAGCTGCTGGCGGGCCTGCAGGGCCCCGTCTACGCGGTGCTGGGCAACCATGACCACTGGGTGAACGGGCCCTACATCCGCGAGGGCTTCGAGCGGCTGGGCTACACGGTGCTGCAGAACGAGCACCGCCTGGTGCACGTGAAGGGCGCGCCGGTGACGGTGCTGGGCATCGACGACGGGCGCACGGGCCGCGACGACGTGGAAGCGACGTTCCGCGGCGCGCCGGAGGGCGGCACGCGGCTGGTGCTGACGCACGCGCCGCCGACGGTGGAGAAGCTGCCCGCGCACGCCGGGCTGGTGCAGTTCTCCGGGCACACGCACGGCGGCCAGTTCGTGGTGCGCGGCCTCACCGAGGCCATCTTCCGCCGCGCGGGCCAGCCGTACATCAGCGGCCACTACCGCGTGAATGGCAACCAGCTCTACGTGAATCGCGGGCTGGGCTTCGGCTTCGGCGGCCCGTACCTGCGCCGCGGCGCCGAGCCCGAGGTGGCCTTCTTCACGCTGCGCGGCGAAGCGATGGCCGTCGCGAGCTGA
- a CDS encoding ATP-binding protein has protein sequence MTTPAGGGGDGRQRPAEDVRPVALAELMSTVPLGMALVDPELRFLEVSEAMAAMNGVPREAHLGRSMTDVLRGTPSGADVIRRVRRVLETGEPLEGVEIVHREHGGGVERVRVYRASYHPVRRDGVVAAACIYVEDMTERRRVEAQRDAGAARERAVREQALRETQEAVRARDEFLSVAAHELRTPLTSMRLHLQLLQRQVGTAQPELSEALAPRTQVLERQLSRLGSLVNTLLDVSRLAAGKLSLEPRELDLAQLVRQMADAFAEEFKKAGSVLTVHLDGPLQGSWDPLRVEQVLVNLLSNAAKYGAGQPVEVSLVGEGHTAVLAVKDHGIGISEDGMARLFGKFERAVSERHYGGLGLGLYITRQIVEAMGGSITVRSAQGQGSTFILRLPTQPQPPVRARAAL, from the coding sequence GTGACAACGCCAGCAGGTGGTGGAGGTGACGGGCGCCAGCGTCCCGCCGAGGACGTGCGGCCGGTGGCCCTGGCGGAGCTGATGTCCACCGTGCCGCTGGGCATGGCCCTCGTCGACCCCGAGCTGCGCTTCCTGGAGGTGAGCGAGGCGATGGCCGCGATGAATGGCGTGCCGCGCGAGGCCCACCTCGGCCGCTCCATGACGGACGTGCTGCGGGGCACGCCTTCCGGCGCCGACGTCATCCGCCGCGTCCGCCGCGTGTTGGAGACGGGCGAGCCGCTGGAGGGCGTGGAAATCGTCCACCGCGAGCACGGCGGCGGCGTGGAGCGCGTGCGCGTGTACCGCGCCAGCTACCACCCGGTGCGCCGCGACGGCGTCGTCGCCGCCGCGTGCATCTACGTGGAGGACATGACGGAGCGCCGCCGCGTGGAGGCCCAGCGCGACGCGGGCGCCGCGCGCGAGCGGGCGGTGCGCGAGCAGGCCCTGCGCGAGACGCAGGAGGCGGTGCGCGCGCGCGACGAGTTCCTCAGCGTGGCCGCGCACGAGCTGCGCACGCCGCTCACCAGCATGCGGCTGCACCTGCAGTTGCTGCAGCGCCAGGTGGGCACCGCGCAGCCCGAGTTGTCGGAGGCGCTGGCCCCACGCACGCAGGTGCTGGAGCGGCAGTTGTCGCGGCTGGGCAGCCTGGTCAACACGCTGCTGGACGTGTCGCGGCTGGCCGCGGGCAAGCTGAGCCTGGAGCCGCGCGAGCTGGACCTGGCGCAGTTGGTGCGGCAGATGGCGGACGCGTTCGCGGAGGAGTTCAAGAAGGCGGGCAGCGTGCTGACGGTGCACCTGGACGGGCCGTTGCAGGGCTCGTGGGACCCGCTGCGCGTGGAGCAGGTGCTCGTCAACCTGCTGTCCAACGCGGCGAAGTACGGCGCGGGCCAGCCGGTGGAGGTGTCGCTGGTGGGCGAGGGCCACACGGCGGTGCTCGCCGTGAAGGACCACGGCATCGGCATCTCCGAGGACGGCATGGCCCGCCTCTTCGGCAAGTTCGAGCGCGCCGTGTCCGAGCGCCACTACGGCGGCCTGGGCCTGGGGCTCTACATCACCCGGCAAATCGTCGAGGCCATGGGCGGCAGCATCACCGTGCGCTCGGCGCAGGGGCAGGGCTCCACCTTCATCCTCCGGCTGCCCACCCAGCCCCAGCCGCCCGTGCGGGCGCGGGCCGCGCTGTAG
- a CDS encoding response regulator transcription factor, with protein sequence MQPLQTLLVVDDDLDIRDALQDVFELEGYAVLLAADGLEALAQLRQVETPPGLILLDLMMPRMDGFAFREALRHDAALSDIPVLVASADLDVKGAAEGLEVAGWLRKPLDLSELLSAVKRLSQAA encoded by the coding sequence GTGCAACCGCTTCAGACACTGCTGGTCGTGGACGACGACCTGGACATTCGAGATGCGCTCCAGGACGTCTTCGAGCTGGAGGGCTACGCCGTCCTGCTCGCCGCGGACGGCCTGGAAGCGCTCGCCCAATTGCGCCAGGTGGAGACACCCCCGGGGCTCATCCTGCTCGACCTGATGATGCCGCGCATGGACGGCTTCGCCTTCCGCGAGGCCCTGCGCCACGACGCGGCCCTCTCCGACATCCCCGTGCTGGTGGCCAGCGCGGACCTGGACGTGAAGGGCGCGGCCGAGGGGCTGGAAGTGGCCGGCTGGCTGCGCAAGCCGTTGGACCTGTCCGAGCTGCTGTCCGCGGTGAAGCGCCTCAGCCAGGCGGCCTGA
- a CDS encoding serine protease, which yields MRIPRFSTRRTLLGTLLCTLSLAACGPAPEAGTADSAPTGTEKQPVVYGTDNRTDVYAHANATLRARAQQATVALMNTSDYNATNPNNVTFNASTLQSAYGLCSTERFLTDLTPAFCSGTLIDDDLVLTAGHCVTSASACTSTRLVFNFYRTAANAMQTVTTADIFSCTSIVARQQATVNGRNLDYAILKLDRVATPRFTPAPIRAGNAALAVGTNVTVIGSGSGIPFKIDSGGSVRDARASTLDYFVASTDTFGGNSGSGVYENSGYTVAGILVRGETDYKANGSCNIVNVCTETGCRGEDITYVRPAIDAYCGVATSTRLCAGYPPPPTPVTFTFTATNTNSAQQNTTNRNVTLAAGQTLNFGTCTVPGASGTGDTYLRLYNGTTLAASNDDACGTLSFASFKATTAGTYQIRAGCYSSGSCSGTVAYTIQ from the coding sequence ATGCGAATCCCCCGGTTCTCCACCCGCAGGACGCTGCTCGGCACGCTGCTGTGTACCCTCTCCCTGGCGGCGTGTGGCCCGGCCCCGGAGGCTGGAACCGCCGACAGCGCGCCCACGGGCACGGAGAAGCAGCCCGTCGTCTACGGCACGGACAACCGCACGGACGTGTACGCGCACGCGAATGCCACCCTGCGCGCCCGTGCCCAGCAGGCCACCGTGGCGCTGATGAACACGTCGGACTACAACGCGACCAACCCCAACAACGTCACCTTCAACGCGTCCACGCTGCAGAGCGCGTACGGCCTGTGCAGCACCGAGCGCTTCCTGACGGACCTGACGCCGGCGTTCTGCTCGGGCACGCTCATCGACGATGACCTGGTGCTCACCGCGGGCCACTGCGTCACCAGCGCGTCGGCCTGCACCAGCACGCGGCTGGTCTTCAACTTCTACCGCACGGCCGCCAACGCCATGCAGACGGTGACGACGGCGGACATCTTCTCCTGTACGTCCATCGTCGCGCGCCAGCAGGCCACGGTGAACGGGCGCAACCTGGACTACGCCATCCTCAAGCTGGACCGCGTGGCCACCCCGCGCTTCACCCCGGCCCCCATCCGCGCGGGCAACGCCGCGCTGGCGGTGGGCACCAACGTGACGGTGATTGGCTCGGGCAGCGGCATCCCCTTCAAGATTGACTCGGGCGGCTCGGTGCGCGACGCGCGCGCCAGCACGCTGGACTACTTCGTCGCCAGCACGGACACCTTCGGCGGCAACTCCGGCTCGGGCGTGTACGAGAACAGCGGCTACACGGTGGCCGGCATCCTGGTGCGCGGCGAGACGGACTACAAGGCCAACGGGAGCTGCAACATCGTCAACGTGTGCACGGAGACGGGCTGCCGCGGCGAGGACATCACCTACGTGCGGCCCGCCATCGACGCGTACTGCGGCGTGGCCACCAGCACGCGCCTGTGCGCCGGCTACCCGCCGCCGCCCACGCCGGTGACGTTCACCTTCACGGCCACCAACACCAACAGCGCGCAGCAGAACACCACCAACCGCAACGTCACCCTGGCCGCCGGCCAGACGCTCAACTTCGGCACCTGCACGGTGCCCGGCGCCTCGGGCACCGGTGACACGTACCTGCGCCTGTACAACGGCACCACGCTGGCGGCCTCCAACGACGACGCGTGCGGAACGCTGTCGTTCGCCAGCTTCAAGGCCACCACGGCGGGCACGTACCAGATTCGCGCCGGCTGCTACTCCAGCGGGAGCTGCAGCGGCACGGTGGCGTACACCATCCAGTAG
- a CDS encoding Fur family transcriptional regulator, with translation MGAKRLAAQPKLTEFQDRIRAAGLRSTAPRVAVLRELESASSPMSHADLVDSLGDEGYDRVTIYRNLTDLTEAGLVVRADLGDHVWRFELKREGEEHGSSHPHFTCTDCGTVACLPEESVRIASSKGVPRAVSQRAVEVQLRGLCDRCV, from the coding sequence ATGGGAGCCAAGAGACTTGCCGCGCAGCCGAAGCTCACCGAGTTCCAGGACCGCATCCGTGCCGCGGGCCTGCGCAGCACCGCGCCCCGCGTGGCGGTGCTGAGGGAGCTGGAGAGCGCCTCCTCGCCGATGAGCCATGCCGACCTGGTGGACTCGCTCGGTGACGAGGGTTACGACCGGGTGACCATCTACCGCAACCTGACGGACCTGACCGAGGCCGGGCTGGTGGTGCGGGCGGACCTGGGAGACCACGTCTGGCGCTTCGAGCTGAAGCGCGAGGGTGAGGAGCATGGCAGCAGCCATCCCCACTTCACCTGCACCGACTGCGGCACCGTGGCGTGCCTCCCGGAGGAGTCGGTCCGCATCGCCTCGTCCAAGGGCGTGCCCCGCGCGGTGTCCCAGCGCGCGGTGGAAGTGCAGCTGCGCGGCCTGTGTGACCGCTGCGTGTGA
- a CDS encoding sensor histidine kinase, with amino-acid sequence MKPTLLLVEEPGPVRELQVLALESQGWQVTALADLPAAITLLHAEPAHVLMVAAGLLTAGLLAAGPVGQEALGRALKVSGAVPRVMAFPAEQEGLRNVELPGLGFLDRPLSLGALVECVRQALPPEVREAGGAARPTVLVADDDPVSRKLLQLHLVPLRFEVLMAPDGVTALELARRRSPDVVLADALMPGLDGFRLCLALRQDPRLTRVPVILTHTVVPDELDLRMAHNVGANGFVRRTQEGDELVGALLHELRAGAPSHVAPPLELGTEEHLYRMVRQLERRVGLLEQAERNAREGEARFRLVVNGSYDGIWDWDLRRQTLYWSPRLLEMLGLRPEDFAGTYEAFTELIHPEDRPDVLAALAAHLERGAPYDVSYRLRHSTGGYRSCVSRGKAMRDAQGRAVRMAGIIGDVTEQLRMYRETQEAVRARDEFLSVAAHELRTPLAALRLRVQGAQGVLRAGVASAPERLARALDSADRQVQRLADLVESLLDVSQLQGGAPRLYLEEVDLASVVREVVSRSEEAAARVGCQLVVRPLVPTSGRWDVARLSQVVTHLLSNAMKFGPGKPVEVALESGPDTATLVVTDHGIGIAPGRVDGIFRRFERAVPVRHYGGLGLGLYRLRRIVEAHGGEVSVNSTPGEGATFRIRLPRAGPPAARA; translated from the coding sequence ATGAAGCCCACCCTCCTGCTCGTCGAAGAACCCGGCCCCGTACGGGAACTGCAGGTGCTGGCGCTGGAGAGTCAGGGGTGGCAGGTGACGGCCCTGGCGGACCTCCCGGCGGCCATCACCCTGCTGCACGCCGAGCCAGCGCACGTGCTGATGGTGGCGGCGGGCCTGCTGACGGCGGGTCTGCTGGCGGCGGGCCCGGTGGGGCAGGAGGCGCTGGGGCGGGCCCTGAAGGTGTCGGGCGCGGTGCCGCGCGTCATGGCCTTCCCCGCCGAGCAGGAGGGGCTGCGGAACGTGGAGTTGCCGGGGCTCGGCTTCCTCGACCGGCCGCTGTCGCTGGGCGCGCTGGTGGAGTGCGTGCGGCAGGCGCTGCCCCCGGAGGTCCGCGAGGCCGGGGGCGCGGCGCGGCCCACGGTGCTGGTGGCGGATGACGACCCGGTGTCCCGCAAGCTGCTGCAATTGCACCTGGTGCCGCTGCGCTTCGAGGTCCTCATGGCCCCCGACGGCGTGACGGCGCTGGAGCTGGCGAGGCGCCGGAGCCCCGACGTGGTGCTGGCGGACGCGCTGATGCCGGGGCTGGACGGCTTCCGGCTGTGCCTGGCGCTGCGGCAGGACCCGCGGCTGACGCGCGTGCCCGTCATCCTCACGCACACCGTGGTGCCCGACGAGCTGGATTTGCGCATGGCCCACAACGTGGGGGCCAACGGCTTCGTGCGGCGCACGCAGGAGGGCGACGAGCTGGTGGGCGCGCTGCTGCACGAGCTGCGCGCGGGGGCCCCCTCGCACGTGGCCCCGCCCCTGGAGCTGGGCACCGAGGAGCACCTGTACCGGATGGTGCGGCAGCTCGAGCGGCGGGTGGGCCTGCTGGAGCAGGCCGAGCGCAACGCGCGCGAGGGCGAGGCGCGCTTCCGGCTGGTGGTGAATGGCTCGTATGACGGCATCTGGGACTGGGATTTGCGCCGCCAGACGCTCTACTGGAGCCCGCGCCTGCTGGAGATGCTGGGCCTGAGGCCGGAGGACTTCGCGGGCACGTACGAGGCCTTCACGGAGCTGATTCACCCGGAGGACCGGCCGGACGTGCTCGCCGCGCTGGCCGCCCACCTGGAGCGGGGCGCGCCGTACGACGTGTCCTACCGGCTGCGGCACTCCACCGGGGGCTACCGCTCGTGTGTGAGCCGGGGCAAGGCGATGCGCGACGCGCAGGGCCGGGCGGTGCGCATGGCCGGCATCATCGGCGACGTGACGGAGCAGCTGCGCATGTACCGCGAGACGCAGGAGGCGGTGCGCGCGCGCGACGAGTTCCTCAGCGTGGCCGCGCACGAGCTGCGCACGCCGCTGGCGGCGCTGCGCCTGCGGGTGCAGGGCGCCCAGGGCGTGCTGCGCGCGGGCGTGGCGTCCGCGCCCGAGCGGCTGGCGCGGGCGCTGGACTCGGCGGACCGGCAGGTGCAGCGGCTGGCGGACCTGGTGGAGTCGCTGCTGGACGTGTCGCAGCTCCAGGGCGGAGCGCCGCGGCTGTACCTGGAAGAGGTGGACCTGGCGTCGGTGGTGCGCGAGGTGGTGTCGCGCTCCGAGGAAGCGGCCGCGCGCGTGGGCTGCCAGCTGGTGGTGCGGCCGCTGGTGCCCACGTCGGGCCGGTGGGACGTGGCGCGGCTGTCCCAGGTGGTGACGCACCTGTTGTCCAACGCGATGAAGTTCGGGCCCGGCAAGCCGGTGGAGGTGGCGCTGGAGTCCGGGCCGGACACGGCGACGCTGGTGGTGACGGACCACGGCATCGGCATCGCCCCGGGGCGGGTGGACGGCATCTTCCGGCGCTTCGAGCGCGCGGTGCCGGTGCGCCACTATGGCGGGCTGGGGCTGGGGTTGTACCGGCTGCGCCGAATCGTGGAGGCGCACGGCGGCGAGGTGTCGGTGAACAGCACCCCCGGCGAGGGCGCCACCTTCCGCATCCGCCTGCCGCGCGCGGGCCCGCCCGCCGCGCGGGCCTGA
- a CDS encoding di-heme oxidoredictase family protein translates to MKQRPVLSLGALLWALGLGACGGAGSAPPPLAPPDAGPGESPPDAGPGEPPPPPPPRFDVVEEGEAWPGGATTVPSPGAATAFKRPAANLTLARRAEFFTGEAVFEADWLPAPDTRAERDGLGPLFHSVSCVACHLGNGRGRPPEGDAVADTLLVRLSVPGADAHGGPLPEPTYGDQLQPHGIPGVPAEGQARLRWTEVPGTFADGAPYSLAAPELSLTDLAHGPLSPDTRTSARVAQPLPGLGLLAAVPEATWLEWADPDDANGDGVSGRPNRVWSRREGRAVLGRFGWKANQPDLEHQNAGALLGDLGLTSPLLADEGCTQAQAACRAAPGGGTPEVSERQARALDFYTHTLAVPAREHVDAPQVLAGKAVFHRVGCARCHRPSLTTSTLAGYPELSGQRIWPYSDGLLHDLGDALADGREDFLATGREWRTPPLWGLGRTRAVSGHTRLLHDGRARSPLEAILWHGGEAQGAREAVHHLTQAERDALLAFLDSL, encoded by the coding sequence TTGAAGCAGCGTCCCGTCCTGTCCCTGGGAGCGCTGCTCTGGGCGCTCGGCCTCGGCGCGTGCGGCGGCGCGGGCAGCGCACCGCCGCCCCTTGCGCCTCCCGACGCAGGGCCCGGAGAGTCCCCTCCCGATGCCGGGCCCGGGGAGCCGCCGCCCCCTCCCCCACCGCGCTTCGACGTGGTGGAGGAGGGCGAAGCGTGGCCCGGCGGCGCCACCACCGTCCCGTCCCCGGGCGCGGCCACGGCCTTCAAGCGCCCGGCCGCCAACCTCACGCTCGCGCGGCGCGCGGAGTTCTTCACGGGCGAGGCCGTCTTCGAGGCGGACTGGCTGCCCGCGCCCGACACGCGGGCGGAGCGGGACGGGCTGGGCCCGCTGTTCCACTCCGTCTCCTGCGTCGCCTGCCACCTGGGCAACGGGCGGGGCCGTCCTCCCGAAGGGGACGCGGTGGCGGACACGCTGCTGGTGCGCCTGTCGGTGCCCGGCGCGGACGCGCACGGCGGGCCCCTTCCGGAGCCCACCTACGGGGACCAGCTCCAGCCCCACGGCATCCCCGGCGTGCCCGCCGAGGGACAGGCGCGCCTGCGCTGGACGGAAGTCCCCGGTACCTTCGCGGACGGAGCGCCCTACTCGCTCGCCGCGCCGGAGCTGAGCCTCACGGATTTGGCGCACGGCCCGCTGTCTCCGGACACGCGCACCTCGGCGCGGGTGGCGCAGCCGCTGCCGGGCCTGGGCCTGCTGGCGGCGGTGCCCGAGGCGACGTGGCTGGAGTGGGCGGACCCGGACGACGCCAATGGCGACGGCGTCTCCGGCCGGCCCAACCGTGTCTGGAGCCGGCGTGAGGGCCGCGCGGTGCTGGGGCGCTTCGGGTGGAAGGCCAACCAGCCGGACCTGGAGCACCAGAACGCGGGCGCGCTGCTGGGCGACCTGGGGCTCACCTCACCGCTACTCGCGGACGAGGGCTGCACCCAGGCCCAGGCCGCGTGCCGGGCCGCGCCGGGCGGCGGCACGCCGGAGGTGAGCGAGCGACAGGCCCGTGCGCTGGACTTCTACACGCACACGCTGGCGGTGCCGGCGCGCGAGCACGTGGACGCGCCCCAGGTGCTGGCGGGCAAGGCCGTCTTCCACCGCGTGGGCTGCGCGCGCTGCCACCGCCCATCGCTCACCACCAGCACGCTGGCCGGCTACCCGGAGCTGTCCGGCCAGCGCATCTGGCCCTATTCGGACGGGCTGCTGCACGATTTGGGCGACGCCCTGGCGGACGGGCGCGAGGACTTCCTCGCCACCGGCCGCGAGTGGCGCACGCCGCCCCTGTGGGGCCTGGGCCGCACGCGCGCGGTGAGCGGGCACACCCGCCTGCTGCACGACGGCCGGGCGCGCTCGCCCCTGGAGGCCATTCTCTGGCACGGCGGCGAGGCCCAAGGCGCGCGCGAGGCCGTGCACCACCTGACGCAGGCGGAGCGCGACGCGCTGCTCGCCTTCCTCGACTCGCTCTGA
- a CDS encoding Ig-like domain-containing protein has translation MKCLRPVPALLALWLAACGPDVTVPPGVPAPPAIEVLSPVAGASFDEPSVRLSGTVGAAGGLASLTARVDGGDAHAAAVTQTQPGHYAFTVDLTLPAGESEVLLEAEDATGRRDTRTLRLRHTPDTTAPQVQVLSPEAGQALGVRRVSVDARATDDRGVVSVAWVLNGGEEHEVPPATGDTGALAFELTPRPGANQLLLRARDAHGNVGESTVSFHFGGLASAGALHSGLLRDGRIHAWGRNNRGQLGLGAAVTADQKQPQPVPGLEGVASIAFNQNFSVALRSDGTVWTWGENADGQLGLGTPPEPGQPHTPDVTLRREPTRVPGLDGAVAVALGYRHALVLLEDGSVRAFGNNADGQLGDGTVESRDYPVPVRGLTGVVKLVGGSQHSAALERDGTVWVWGRNTYGNLGAGSTDQDVHPTPARVPGLEQVVDLANGRDHLLALHADGTVSAWGLAASGQLGTGAAGTPRAAPVKVKDLIDARAVYANGNFSFARRADGSLVGWGQNGNGQLCVGDKEDRPGPTPVSTEVSPVATLGMGATHVLALRRDGSLYGWGWNLNGSLGPEAVIDRWSYTNPISVPVP, from the coding sequence ATGAAGTGCCTTCGCCCCGTCCCGGCGCTGCTCGCGCTGTGGCTTGCCGCCTGTGGTCCGGACGTCACCGTCCCACCAGGTGTCCCCGCGCCGCCCGCCATCGAAGTGCTCTCACCGGTGGCAGGCGCGTCGTTCGATGAGCCCTCGGTGCGCCTGTCCGGCACGGTGGGCGCGGCGGGTGGGCTGGCCTCGCTGACGGCGCGGGTGGATGGCGGTGACGCGCACGCCGCCGCCGTGACGCAGACGCAGCCGGGCCACTACGCCTTCACCGTGGACCTCACCCTGCCCGCGGGCGAGAGCGAGGTGCTGCTGGAGGCGGAGGACGCGACGGGGCGCCGCGACACGCGGACGCTGCGCCTGCGCCACACGCCGGACACCACGGCGCCCCAGGTCCAGGTGCTGTCGCCGGAAGCAGGGCAGGCGCTCGGCGTGCGCCGGGTGTCCGTGGACGCCCGCGCGACGGACGACCGGGGCGTGGTGTCCGTGGCCTGGGTGCTCAACGGCGGCGAGGAGCACGAGGTGCCCCCCGCGACGGGTGACACCGGCGCGCTCGCCTTCGAGCTGACGCCGCGGCCGGGCGCCAACCAGCTCCTCCTTCGCGCCCGGGACGCGCACGGCAACGTGGGCGAGAGCACCGTGTCCTTCCACTTCGGCGGCCTCGCGTCCGCGGGCGCGCTGCACAGCGGCCTGCTGCGCGACGGGCGCATCCACGCGTGGGGCCGCAACAACCGCGGGCAGCTGGGCCTGGGCGCGGCGGTGACGGCGGACCAGAAGCAGCCCCAGCCGGTGCCCGGCCTCGAGGGCGTGGCCTCCATCGCCTTCAACCAGAACTTCTCGGTGGCGCTCCGCTCGGACGGCACCGTGTGGACGTGGGGAGAGAACGCGGACGGCCAGCTCGGCCTCGGCACGCCTCCCGAGCCGGGCCAGCCGCACACCCCGGACGTCACCCTGCGCCGCGAGCCCACGCGCGTTCCCGGACTCGACGGGGCGGTGGCGGTGGCGCTCGGCTACCGGCACGCCCTGGTGTTGCTGGAGGACGGCTCGGTGCGCGCCTTCGGCAACAACGCCGACGGGCAGCTCGGCGACGGCACCGTCGAGTCGCGGGACTACCCGGTGCCCGTGCGGGGGCTGACGGGCGTGGTGAAGCTGGTGGGAGGCTCGCAGCACTCGGCGGCCCTCGAGCGAGACGGCACCGTCTGGGTCTGGGGCCGCAACACCTACGGCAACCTGGGCGCGGGAAGCACGGACCAGGACGTGCACCCCACGCCGGCGCGGGTGCCGGGGCTGGAGCAGGTGGTGGACCTCGCCAACGGCAGAGACCACCTGCTCGCGCTGCACGCGGATGGCACGGTGTCCGCGTGGGGCCTGGCCGCCAGCGGGCAGCTCGGCACGGGCGCGGCGGGCACGCCGCGCGCGGCGCCGGTGAAGGTGAAGGACCTCATCGACGCGCGCGCCGTCTACGCCAACGGCAACTTCAGCTTCGCGCGGCGGGCGGACGGCTCGCTGGTGGGCTGGGGGCAGAACGGCAACGGGCAACTGTGTGTCGGTGACAAGGAAGACAGGCCCGGGCCCACGCCCGTCTCCACCGAGGTGAGCCCCGTCGCCACCCTGGGCATGGGCGCCACGCACGTGCTCGCCCTGCGCCGGGACGGCTCGCTGTACGGGTGGGGGTGGAACCTCAACGGCTCGCTGGGCCCGGAGGCCGTCATCGACCGGTGGTCCTACACCAATCCCATCTCGGTGCCGGTGCCTTGA
- a CDS encoding Hsp20/alpha crystallin family protein, translating to MADITRREGGIPRRERDPFSQMQELMNWDPLEAMTQLLGGRGAGPSFIPAFEVKETKDAFVFKADLPGVQEKDLDISLTGDRLVVSGKRESEKREENERYFAFERSFGSFSRAFTLPEGVDAEHIAADLKDGVLHLTLPKKPEVQPKRIKVGGAAARVDKPKA from the coding sequence ATGGCCGACATCACCCGTCGCGAAGGCGGCATTCCCCGTCGTGAGCGGGACCCGTTCTCCCAGATGCAGGAATTGATGAACTGGGACCCGTTGGAGGCGATGACGCAGTTGCTGGGCGGGCGGGGCGCGGGCCCCTCGTTCATTCCCGCCTTCGAGGTGAAGGAGACGAAGGACGCGTTCGTCTTCAAGGCGGACCTGCCCGGCGTGCAGGAGAAGGACCTGGACATCTCGCTGACCGGCGACCGCCTGGTCGTCAGCGGCAAGCGTGAGTCCGAGAAGCGCGAGGAGAACGAGCGCTACTTCGCCTTCGAGCGCAGCTTCGGCTCGTTCAGCCGCGCCTTCACCCTGCCGGAGGGCGTGGACGCGGAGCACATCGCCGCGGACCTGAAGGACGGCGTGCTCCACCTGACGCTGCCCAAGAAGCCCGAGGTGCAGCCCAAGCGCATCAAGGTGGGCGGCGCCGCCGCCCGCGTCGACAAGCCGAAGGCGTAG